AGCGTGTTCTGGCTGTTCAAGCTGGTCACCGGCAGGGACGGCATGGGCCACGGCGACTTCAAGTTGCTGGCGCTGCTCGGCGCCTGGGGGGGCTGGCAGATCCTGCCGATGACGCTGCTGATGTCATCACTGGTCGGGGTGGTGGTGGGCTTGATCCTGATGCGCCTGCGCAAGGCCCAGGCGTCGACACCCATGCCATTTGGTCCGTATCTGGCAATTGCCGGCTGGATTGCATTGCTCTGGGGTGGTCAAATAACCGACTTCTATTTGCAGTCTGTCGGTTTCAGATGACCACTTCTGTTGCAACACCCTGGATTCTCGGGCTCACCGGTGGCATTGGCAGCGGCAAAAGCGCGGCCGCCCAGCACTTCATCGACCTGGGTATCGATCTGGTAGACGCCGACCATGCTGCCCGCTGGGTGGTCGAGCCTGGCCGGCCGGCATTGGCACGCATCGCCGAACACTTTGGTGCCGGCGTGCTGCTGCCCGACGGCCAGCTGGACCGCGGTGCATTGCGCAAGCTGATCTTTGAAGTACCCGAAGAGCGCCGTTGGCTCGAAGCCCTGCTGCATCCGCTGATCGGCGAGGAGATTCGCGACCACCTGGCGCGCGCGCAGTCGCCTTACGCGATATTGGTGTCGCCGCTGCTGATCGAATCAGGCCAGTACAGCATGACCCAGCGCATCCTGGTGATCGACGTGCCGCAATCGCTGCAGATTCAGCGTACCCTGCAGCGCGACGGCATCAACGAACAACAGG
Above is a genomic segment from Pseudomonas azadiae containing:
- the coaE gene encoding dephospho-CoA kinase (Dephospho-CoA kinase (CoaE) performs the final step in coenzyme A biosynthesis.), which translates into the protein MTTSVATPWILGLTGGIGSGKSAAAQHFIDLGIDLVDADHAARWVVEPGRPALARIAEHFGAGVLLPDGQLDRGALRKLIFEVPEERRWLEALLHPLIGEEIRDHLARAQSPYAILVSPLLIESGQYSMTQRILVIDVPQSLQIQRTLQRDGINEQQVQAILKAQSSREDRLNHADDVLVNDRDLAWLHSEVERLHHFYLTLRGGRT